Sequence from the Fusobacterium sp. DD2 genome:
CTCGAATTCGAGGTCTTTTAATCTAAATTACTATTTAGTTCTTAATGATTCGATTTTTTGGAAATCAGCTATAACAGCTTTTTGTCCTTCCATATCTGCTGATAATTTTTGAAGAGCTTTTTCATATTTTTTAGCTAATTCTTGATATTGTTGTTTGTAGAATTTAGTGTCTGCTTCTGCTGTTAATTTTTGAGCTCTCTTAGTTAATTCTGCGTAAACTTTTTCATTTTCAGCTAATGCTGCTCTCGCTGCGTCTGCTTGAGCTTTTTCTTCGTTGAATCTAGCTTCTTCTTGAGCAGATAGGTTTTGATAT
This genomic interval carries:
- a CDS encoding adhesion protein FadA; its protein translation is MKKLLVLATLLVSATAFAGSVDLLDELKALDAEYQNLSAQEEARFNEEKAQADAARAALAENEKVYAELTKRAQKLTAEADTKFYKQQYQELAKKYEKALQKLSADMEGQKAVIADFQKIESLRTK